In Nymphaea colorata isolate Beijing-Zhang1983 chromosome 10, ASM883128v2, whole genome shotgun sequence, the genomic stretch CTCGTGCAGCCCGCTGGTTGGATGGAATGGATGGGAAACTTCGGTCTGAACACGCTCTTCTACTCTGAATTCGACAACAGGGGTCCTGGTTCCAGCACCGCTTCGAGGGTCAAGTGGAGGGGAATCAAGTCCCTTTCAACCGATCACGCGACCAAGTTCACCGCCGATAAACTCTTTCTGGGAGCTAGATGGGTCAAGCAAAGTGGCGTGCCCTACACCGGCGGCCTGTTGCCTCTCAGCTCCGCAGACGGCGCTACCCATTAACTGAAACAAGCAGATTCAATTAATTAAAGTGCCCATCTGGCTTTTGGAGATGTTATTCCTTGGAAGCAAAGCAAAATAAGAATGTAATCCTCGAGGTTGGATAAAATAAACGAAAAATGGCCTTTGTTCGTCATTCCATTACTGCTtaatctttttccattttggtactttttttttccatttccttggtCGTAATGTTGACAATGATACTGATGAacatttttgtttctaatgGCTTCGGCTTCCTTTCGCTGGCATGGCCATTTTCAAACAATCAGCGCCTAGTTAATATTGAGACGGGTAGATAAAAGGAAGTTACTTCGGTTCAGGTGGCTAGTGgctaaatgtaaaaaaattcaagctttttattatatatatatatatatatacacgataTCCTCGTTCCAAATTGATTAACTCGGTTCCCTTAACCGGCAGGCTGCccgattcaaattcaaaaccgaTTTAGATGACGCGGATCCTTGTACGCTATCCATTTGTATTTGAATACGGGAGCTAGCCTTTTACTAAGTCGCCACAAATTAGGCAAATTAAAAGATAGATTTTCGGCATTGAAACGTTCAGCCAACACCTGGCCTGTTACTTCAAACTAATCTTCAGATGTGCATTGAATGGGATATCTAGATTCAGGACAGGATCAGATAAACACTATGTTGTACCTCttgtttggattcagatcaaaaACCTTTCTGGGTAGAATCTACATGTAAAAGGATTTTTAACCATTTTTTCTGGGATCCACATCCATAGAACTGTGGATTTGGGTTTTGGTTCAATGAAAGTTCAGTTCACGCCTAACACGTTTATGTCTGTCCCAGAATATAATTGGCCCCGCGAAACTTCAAAATGCAGGGTATTAAATTAaagaacaaacaacaaaaatatatagtaaacaATATGAAACttgcaaaggaaaaaataaaagggtatGAGCAAGTGGAGTTACGGTTGCAAGCATGCTCAGGATCTGAATaaagattttttcaatttatcatgAGACCGCTGAAGCTTTTTACGGGAACTTGAGGCGCCCACAAAtactctgtctctctttctggCGCGGAATAGACCTCATTCCCCTCCTGCCCATGTAATTCCGCAATCGGTGGCCCTGCCAAGATCAACGGCTCTTTTCTCtgcccaacggctagtttggcaCGATTCGTTTGATTTCCGGACAACGTATCTGATGACTTGAAACTCTTTTGTTTTCAGAGAATTTCAAGTGAACTTGGCATTTGCAGATAATGTCGATCTCATTCAACACTTCCTTCGTCATGGATTCCACCAAGAACGTACATAATTGTTTAGTCGCCAAATTGAACAGTAGAGAGATTTTAGTTTGCTTCTGTAATATAATTTGGCGTACCTGCCAACGTCtagaaattagaaaaatgatTTCTTCAAAGATCGACAGACCGTAAACTGATCGGCAGAGATTGCCACGATTACAcctaaagaaacaaaataaccaTTTAAAATGAAGGCTCAGATGCAAGTAATTCATTTAGGAGAAGTGAAGGCTCTTATTAAAACGAAAAAGAAACTATGTAAACTTCTAAGCTGATATCGACGGACAGGATCTTCGTTTCGACATCAAAATTTAACGCGCTGTACTCATTTTCGCCACACCACCTTCCTGACAGAAAGAGGGACATTCTCAAGTACAAAAAATGATAAGTTTAATCTTGAGTTTTTCCTCAACAAGTTTCATTATTTCTGTTATATAACATGACACACTCAAGCCACAGTGATCAATTTACCCTATATTTCCCATTGCAGAAGAGACACTCGAACCATCTGAAGTGAATCTACAAAgaacaggaaaagaagaaacacaaaaaagcaCCTAaaacgaagaggggaaagggcCAAAAAGCAAAGGATTTTAAAGAAGGGAGGGGACGGGGGTCCAATCTCTCTTCGTAATATGCTAAGTGACCAAGTAGATGGGGGCGGTGGGGGTAGAGAATCGGCAAGGGTCCATGTTGAACTCCTTCAGGCTGAGATACGGGACATTGAATTCCCCATCTTCTGCTGCTCTTCCCCTGCCTGCCGGCAGGCTTCTCCGGCGAGGAAAAGCGTCGGCCGAGCCATAAATCGGGGCGGGACACGCCCTGATGGTCGAGGGACCATCACCAAGCTTGATCCTTCTAATGTCATACGACGAAGGCAATGAAGTCCGTGGCTCGAACCTCCTCCTCATCTTCCAGAAGAAAACGAGGGTTCGGTTCCACCATCGTCTCACCTTTCCGATCTTCTTGAGgctatttctttctcttcctcctcttgctaGTGAATTCTGTACCTGCAGACTCTTCATTGAGGGGCTCGTGGTCGTGGAGGCTCGCCGTCCAAATGCCATTGCTACTTTTCGgttcctttttgtcttttcgAATACCTACATCATTAAAAATTAGAAAGCATAATCAAGAGCGGCAGCCTGCGGCAAcagcaagaagagaagaagaagaagaagaagaagaagaaacctgcAAATTTATCTGAGGGTCTAGACCGTGATCGCCAAAATGGGAGCGCTGAAGGGCAGTGAATACTGGAGATGTGGCTGCCATCCTCTGTTTGATCTTTACAATCCTTCAAGACAGTAGTGACGAGAAGAAAAGTCCCTGCAGgttcttatttctttttgaGGAATAGGCTTCTTtgacgtggagagagagagagagggagcggtTAAAATACTGCATCCATGAAGTGGTGCCGCCCTTTTGGTGGCTGACTGGGGAAAAATGCATAACAAAGGAAATTGGTGGCAGTCGAAGTGAACAGGGACACCTTGGCTGTTGACAGCGCCAGGATTCTTTCTACCGTGTTTGCTTTTGTCTCTTGATCTTACCTGGGGAAACTTATATTAAAGGCCTTAGTTTTCAGTCATAATCTGAAAAGGGAAAGCCACGTTTGCTCGCTATCTCTTTCAACTCTGACACGCTATAACGCCGAGCTGCTATGAAATAAATGGCCTCAAGCGGCGTTTGATTGCTTTTCTGAATTGAGGGACCCTTTTTACGTCAGAAGGAAAAAGTGAACGCCATCGCTTAAGCAAGTTGGCTAATACTAAAATATGGTACTCTTCCCCccttaagaaaataaaaaatataaaagttgcTTTTGAgtacaaataaatttttgttaaaccTCAGTTTTTAATGAGTTTCTAAAACCTGATTTTATGTTAAGCGACCCATCCAAAATCACGTTGGATCAGGTTATTCAACTCCCCTTGGAATTTTACGGAAATAAAATCACTTTTTTAGCTTGAAAGTAATTTAATTATCAAATTCGGGAAGACAAAATCAGTTTTCTAACTTATATGCAACCTGACTGGGGAGAGAAGTtgcaaaaaatctaaaataatataattttaaGAAGATGGTAATCCTTGATCTCCAACAATGAGTAGAATTCGAACCTGAGATTCGAAACTGCACGGCGGCCCCTTTAGTTCACTGGAATTACACATGTCGAGTAATGATCCGAAACAAAGGAGAAGTATTTCTGACTCCTCACTCAAACATTATAAGAACtgaacgaaaaaaaaaaaaaaaaagggaaaggaaagaaaactcAACCTCTTGATCTTCATTGAGAATTTATATCAAAACCTGTCCTCCAAAATAAGTACAGAAACGGCCATCCGAGCGGTAGCTCCTGAAATCCTTGGCATTGTAGCAGTCGCTTGAAGGGCTCCACCAGGTCGTAGACCTTGAGATCAGTAATGAAGCAGCCCCTATTCTGTCGGCAGCTTCTCTCAATAATGCCTAAGCATAATAATGAGGATATGATTTGAGATTTTGGTTGTAATGAGACTGAGAGTATGGTTTTGAGATTTTGGTTTGTCGGACTGTACCCAGTTCGActaaatcaaattttgtttacACGTATAAATATAAAGATTCGAGGGGAAgtaagtaaaaaaatgaaaaaatgtacGAGATGAtgtttcagctatttaaatatAGCAAGCACATATCGTGTTTAATGTGGTAATTACCAGTAGACAGGATTCACCAGATcatattttcattaaagcctAGAAACCGTAAGTCCACTTCAGTAATAGATAGGGAGCAGTAATGTGGTGCATTGTTTTGCTGGCTGAAGTACTTGTTCCTTGAATGATTGAAAAGGACCAACTTGCCAGGGAATGTCAACTCTCAAGCTAAAAAATCCAGCCCAGAGTTTCCTTAACTTTGCTGGTCGACGTATTAAAAGCAATCAAACAGACGATAAACGAATTCAAATTAGACTTCATTTATCATTATGTAAACGAATTCAAATTAGACTTCATTTatcattctatatatatatatatatgttgacgggttttgttgttcgggtccggatccgtacccgatccggtttgtcctaattaggactacttatacttctgtaaaccctaatctttgagttaatgaagtgttgaagagagagagtgtctggatgctagtgggcaccagacctcctcacccgtggttttttttccctcgagtcgagggttttccacgttacatccgtgtgctttcttcttctctcgtgcacattttgtttctacatggtatcagagccgtcggacttggagaaaacaaaatctgttttttgttctatggttgtgaagttccaaccctgactgccgccgccgctaccaccgtcgccgtcgctaccaccaccgccgccgctgcccttgctgcgccgccgctgccctggccgtgaccgtgaccaccgccgctgtcgccgcacCGTGGCCGTGACCGtgaccgccgccgctgcccttgctgccccGCCGTGGCTGTGACCGCTGCTGCGTCGCTGGTGTCGTGACTGTCGACGCCAACGTCTCTGCTGACGCCTCCGCCGCCGCCGACGTCCGACcaccgacgccgacgtccgccgccgtcgcctcttctcggcgcgcgctgccaagcgcggccctctgcttccgccgcgTCCTGCTGCTTCCGCAGCTCCCGCCCTTCCGCTGTTGATCCCCGACTGCGTCATCTCACCTCTTCTCTCGGTtgctgctgtgtgtgttctttggcagccacttctacctcgtgatcatggctgactcgtcttcttcttcagtcaacactactctgcctgatgttgtgtctgcgcggactgatcatgtaccggttcaggttaccaccattcaacttaccaaggagaactattcccgatggtctgctgcgattaccatggggattgctgggcgaggacgcattgcctatgtgaatgggagaaaggttgaacctgctgcagatagtctggcttgggatacatggtttcttgaagacaaccaggtcaaaacctggattgtcaattcagtgtccccggatatccaacccctcattcttcgtaagaagactgcaagggatatgtggattattttggagcagatgtatggccaaaagaaaaggaaagttcgtgtgtatcaacttatgaaggatgtgtattccctgcgacaaggtgctctctcggttgcagacttttatgcagcattaaaatctaagtgggaggaccttgactatcactctgatattccatagaggtgtcctcacgaccagatgcagtacatgactgataaatgggaaaacagggtattccttttcttatctggactgaatgatgactttgaaaatataaggggtcagattcttaactctgacgaatcatttagtattgaagatgtctattcccgtgttgaagctgaagaacagagaaggctgctctctagtggacgaaagggggaagaacagtctgcctatgttagccgtgcccctgttGGAACTCCCcgttcttcccgaaaatgtactcattgcaaaaaacttggtcatactagggatttttgttgggacctgtatccagagaagaaggatagtagggggaggtcttcgagtgggaagaagcctgtatcgtctgcaacaagtctgagtgaagggaaaggttctatttctgcagagcagattcgtgagctacgagcatatttgagcaagattgatgttggtcaggcagatacaccagatgaggtgaagatcaatcaggcattggctgtttcagggggagaaggtacttcttctatgggtgaatggattgttgacagcggtgccactcatcacatgactggcaaccccaagcttttccatgactacaagctatcctcgggaaaggaacgtgtgtcccttgccgatggttcctttacttcagtggcagggaaagggagtctttccttgttaaataattttttagttcatgatgccttacatgttcctcatcttcccttaaatttgttatctgttagtaagattaccaaggaactgaagtgtgagcttatattttctgaaaaacgttgtgttttgcaggacttggtgacagggaagaggattgggattggtttggtgtctgatgggctgtatcggcttcctatacgcgttgtcacagctcttatgtcagcagactgcagaacagagaagaaggaggaagagtgtcgtcagttatttttgttttggcatgaacgccttggtcatctcccatttgggattttgcaacatttgttccctgaactatgttctagtttaaacatttccatgttatcatgtgatgtgtgtcagtttgcgaagcatgttagagcttcttatccaatttcaaatagtcgttctaataaagctttctccttggttcattctgatgtgtgggggccttcgggcattcattctcgtggtggttttcaatactttataacctttatagatgattattcaagatgtacctttgtgtatttgttgaaagatcgtagtgaggtgcctcacattattgaaactttcatcctcctagtggaaaaccaatatggacattctgtcaagacttttcggtctgataatgctcgtgaatatctgtgtctcactgttgaagaattctttcgaaagagggggattgttcatgagacatcctgtagttatacccccctcaaaatggggttgctgagaggaaaaatcgtcagttgctcaatgtcacccgagccatactgttccaaagacatctcccaaaatactattggggtgatgcaatccttactagtgtctacttgattaatcgcatgcccagtcgtgtgctaaagggtcgtactccatactctatgcttccagggagtagtcaaccttttcatcttcctcctcgagtctttggatgtgtgtgtttcatacataaccacagccccaatgtgaaaaaacttgatcccaaatctattaagggcgtctttcttgggtattcttccactcaaaaaggttataaatgtctagatcctaccactggtcgtcttcacattaccaaagatgtcacattcttggaacatgtctcctattttggtgagaattctcttcaggaggagaaattaatgtctaaggaagagtattctcccacacaggaaattcagtttacagactttatggattacaggcgtgaagagaatcctgttgccaaggtgcttggcaaagatgaagatggcaaagatgaagaggggacgactactgatgtacatgaacaggagaaggagggagagcatcctttggtgacagaacaagagggtaatcgtatgtttggacaggtgtattccaggagaagagcttgtactgacaaggtgattgatgatgaggaggttacaccgaatcccaatcctacttcttccttggatgatccaagtcgtgttcagaagcaagatgttggaaaagaaaaggaggatcttcctattgccttgagaaagggggtcaggtcatgtacccagcaccctattggtaacttcgtatcttactctagattgagcactgactataaatgttttgtatcctccttggctgtggttgtgattcccaggaatgctacagaggctcagggtgacactaagtggtctcatgcaatgaaagaagagatggaagctttagacagaaatcagacatgggaggtggttgatattcctgaagcagcccacttggttgggtcgaagtgggtctacactgttaagtacaaaccagatggtagcattgaaaggtataaagcacgattggtggccaaggggttcagt encodes the following:
- the LOC116262970 gene encoding uncharacterized protein LOC116262970, whose translation is MAATSPVFTALQRSHFGDHGLDPQINLQVFEKTKRNRKVAMAFGRRASTTTSPSMKSLQVQNSLARGGRERNSLKKIGKVRRWWNRTLVFFWKMRRRFEPRTSLPSSYDIRRIKLGDGPSTIRACPAPIYGSADAFPRRRSLPAGRGRAAEDGEFNVPYLSLKEFNMDPCRFSTPTAPIYLVT